CCTTATCCGCCTGTGAGGGTGCGCTGCTGGTGGTCGATGCATCGCAAGGGGTCGAAGCGCAGACGGTAGCCAACTGTTATACCGCGCTGGATCTGGGCGTTGAAGTGGTGCCGGTGTTGAATAAAATCGATTTGCCTTCCGCAGACCCTGATAATGCCATCGAAGAAATCGAAGAGGTCATCGGTATCGAAGCACACGATGCGGTGCACTGTTCGGCTAAGACGGGGGTGGGCATAGAAGATGTGCTCGAATCGCTGATCGTCAAAGTGCCGCCGCCCAAGGGCGATGTGAACGCACCGTTGCAGGCCTTGATTGTCGATTCGTGGTTCGATAATTATGTCGGCGTGGTGATGCTGGTGCGTGTGATGAATGGCACGTTAAAGCCTAAGGAAAAAATCCTCTTCATGGCGACCGGCGCGCATCATCTGACTGAACATATCGGTGTGTTTACGCCTAAGTCGCAGCCGCGTGAAACCCTGAGCGCGGGGCAGGTGGGTTTTGTGATCGCAGGGATCAAGGAACTCAAATCTGCGCGTGTAGGCGACACGATTACGCATCAGGCAAGACCCGCCGCCGAGGCGTTGCCGGGCTTTAAAGAAGTGCAGTCGCAGGTATTCTCAGGCTTGTTCCCGGTGGAGTCGAATCAATACGAAGCGCTGCGCGATTCGCTGGAAAAACTCAAGTTGAATGATGCGGCGCTGCATTATGAACCTGAAGTCTCGCAGGCGTTGGGTTTCGGCTTCCGTTGCGGTTTTCTGGGCTTGTTGCACATGGAGATCGTGCAGGAACGACTGGAGCGCGAGTTCGATATGGACCTGATCACCACGGCACCTACCGTGATTTACGAGGTGGTGCTGCGCGATGGTTCGGTCGTCACGGTCGATAATCCGTCCAAGATGCCGGATCCGTCGAAAATCGATCAGATCAGAGAACCGGTTGTAAGCGTTAATTTATACATGCCGAACGAGTATGTGGGTGCGGTGATTACCTTGTGTACTCAAAAGCGCGGTCAGCAGATCAACATCAGCTATCACGGCAAACA
Above is a window of Gallionella capsiferriformans ES-2 DNA encoding:
- the lepA gene encoding translation elongation factor 4 gives rise to the protein MQLIRNFSIIAHIDHGKSTLADRIIHLCGGLSDREMDAQVLDSMDIERERGITIKAQTAALSYKARDGQVYNLNLIDTPGHVDFSYEVSRSLSACEGALLVVDASQGVEAQTVANCYTALDLGVEVVPVLNKIDLPSADPDNAIEEIEEVIGIEAHDAVHCSAKTGVGIEDVLESLIVKVPPPKGDVNAPLQALIVDSWFDNYVGVVMLVRVMNGTLKPKEKILFMATGAHHLTEHIGVFTPKSQPRETLSAGQVGFVIAGIKELKSARVGDTITHQARPAAEALPGFKEVQSQVFSGLFPVESNQYEALRDSLEKLKLNDAALHYEPEVSQALGFGFRCGFLGLLHMEIVQERLEREFDMDLITTAPTVIYEVVLRDGSVVTVDNPSKMPDPSKIDQIREPVVSVNLYMPNEYVGAVITLCTQKRGQQINISYHGKQVKLIYEMPMAEIVMDFFDRLKSVSRGYASMDYEFKEYRPADVVKVDMLINGEKVDALAIIVHRANSQYRGREVAAKMRELIPRQMYDVAIQATIGANIIARENVKAMRKNVLAKCYGGDISRKKKLLEKQKAGKKRMKQVGNVEIPQEAFLAILRVDD